Below is a genomic region from Saccharomyces eubayanus strain FM1318 chromosome XV, whole genome shotgun sequence.
CCTCGATGTCTGCGATCTTGGCCTCAAAGTTGGCGGCCTCGTTTGATGTGCCCGCCTGCAGTTCTATGAGCAGGCCTTTGAATCCGGTAGAGGAGAAGAGGTTGACCAGGCGAACTGTGAGCCCGTCCATGAGCAACGTCTCGCCGGCATCGCCCTTGATGAGCTGGCGCTGCAGCCAGATGTTGGACAGCTTTGAAGACAGGATGGAGTCGATGGACTCCGGAACACCTGTGGACGAGCCATTGAACACCAGCGCCGGAGGGATGTCAGCGGCGGCAGCGGTGGTGACCATGGCGGACTTGTCCTTGATGAGCACGGTCTGCCGGGCGTGGTGGTGGAACGTTATCGAGTACATGAGCTTGGAGATGTGCGCGGGCAGGTTCTTGATGGAGCACCGGTACGTCCGGAAGTCGATCGACCACGGCTCCTGCACAGACAGAATGCTATTCGAGAGAGCATCCTTCAGTTCCGTCAGTGTGGCGGGAGTAGctctttcaacaaaaataacGCTGCAAGCATAtaaagagagagaaaaaagtagatGTTAGCAAGGGAGTGGTCCAATTGACGAGATGGCGGGGGAGGAGAGGGTTGCTCCGGGCTCTACATACGCTGATTTTGCCATGGTGGGTTGCTGCTGCGGTGGGCGGCGAGGTGAGATTGCTTCTATCTCTGCAAAATTTCACTTTAAACACCACACCGCGTACTTTGTACATAGAAGCACgtaaaagaacaaaagactTCCACGACGACGACACCACGCAGGGGGGGCAGCGCAGCGCCCCCCCTGCGCCTGCCCACACGTAATCCTCTCTATATATCTACATATCTATCTACCTGTCAATGAACGCCTGCGGATGTTGCTGGTCACCCCAGCCCCTGCGC
It encodes:
- the SRB2 gene encoding Srb2p, translated to MYSITFHHHARQTVLIKDKSAMVTTAAAADIPPALVFNGSSTGVPESIDSILSSKLSNIWLQRQLIKGDAGETLLMDGLTVRLVNLFSSTGFKGLLIELQAGTSNEAANFEAKIADIEAHLSEIQVKDYKTSSDSLTPDSDNYICDLAYQYVRALEF